The Chryseobacterium sp. LJ668 genome segment AACACCCATTAATAGAGCAAATCTATGACTTCACTATTTCGAAAGTCAATCTTTAGTTCTAACTTTATTCTTTCAAATTTCAAATTATTAAAAAAGAATATTTATGAGTTCAGCAAATACAGAATCATTTAAGGAAATTTTTAAAAGTGAAAGCGACATCCCGGAAGAATACAAAGTTCAGGAAATTCATCAGAGAGTTTATCTTTTAAACGGCGAACTGGTGGAGTGGAAGGGAGAAGTCACAGAAATCTACTCTCCGGTCTGCATACGTACAGAGAAAGGCTTGGAAAGAAAATTATTGGGAAGCATTCCCAATATAGGTCCTGATGAAGCAATGGATGTACTTGATGCCTCTGTAAAAGCTTACAATAACGGTCTTGGTGAGTGGCCAACGATGTCTGTGGAAGGCCGCATCAAATGCATGCAGAAGTTTGTGTACCTGATGATCAAAGAACGAGATCTCGTCATTAAATTATTGATGTGGGAAATCGGAAAAACCTTGACTGATTCTACAAAAGAATTTGACAGAACCGTTGATTACATCAACCAAACCATCGATGCTTTAAAAGATCTTGACCGTGAATCATCCCGTTTCCAACAGGCGGAAGGAACGATTGCGCAGATCAGAAGAGCGCCGCTTGGTGTGGTTCTCAGTATGGGGCCTTTCAATTATCCGTTAAACGAAATTTTCACAACGCTGATTCCTGCTTTAATCATGGGCAATACAATTCTTTTTAAACTTCCCAAGCATGGTGTTTTAGCACATTATCCGTTGTTGAATGCCTTCAAAGAAGCTTTCCCGAAAGGAACGGTCAATACATTATACGGTAAAGGTTCGGAAATTATCACCCCGATTATGGAAAGCGGTAAAGTGAATGTTCTGGCTTTTATCGGTTCAAGTAAAGTGGCCAATGGTCTGAAAAAACTACATCCGAAAGTGAATCGTTTAAGAGCGATTTTAAGCTTAGATGCAAAAAATGCAGCTATTGTTACTAAAAATGCTAACCTCGATATTGCTGTAAGCGAAATTATTCTCGGCGCACTTTCTTTCAACGGACAGCGATGTACTGCACTTAAATTAATCTTTGTGCAGAAAGATGTAGCCGAAGAATTTACCCGAAAATTAACAGCTGCAGTTTCTGCTTTGAAAGCAGGGCTTCCTTGGGAAAAAGATGTGAAAATCACTCCGCTCCCTGAAATTAACAAGCCGCCTTATCTTCAGGAATGTATTGAAGATGCCTTAGCAAAAGGTGGAAAAGTGCTTAATGAAAATGGAGGTTATAATGAAGAGTCCTTTGTTTTTCCAGCCGTAGTTTATCCGGTAAATAGTGAAATGAAGCTCTATCACGAAGAGCAGTTTGGTCCTATCATCCCCGTTGTTCCATTTGATACGATTGAGGAGCCTATTGATTATCAGGTCAACGCTTCACATGGAATGCAGGTAAGTATTTTCAGTGAAGATGCACAGGAAGTTTCTAAACTGATCGATCCGTTTGTGAACTTGGTGAGCCGTGTAAATATCAACTGTCAGGCACAACGTGGCCCAGATGTTTTTCCGTTTACGGGAAGAAAAGACTCTGCGGAAGGTACACTTTCCGTATTCGATGCACTTCGTTCGTTTTCTATAAGATCATTGGTTGCTGCAAAATCTACAGAATCCAACAAAAATCTTCTCAATACGATTGTAAGAGATCACGATTCTAATTTTTTGAGTACAGATTATTTGTTTTAAGAATGATTCTTTAAAATTAAAACCTGCTGTGAGGCAGGTTTTTTTGTTTTCTAATCAGTAATTCTTAGTGTTGCGATATATATGTTCTTTCCAAAATCTATTATTGCTTTTATGAGAAGCTATAAAATTTTTTGTGAACCTTTAATTTTAACAACAAATAAAATAAAATTGTAACATTTGTTTTTAAATACTACTAACTCTATAGAGTTGAAACCATGACCTCATTAGAACAGGAATTTTTAAGTAAAATCGAAAAACATAAAGGAATCATTTTTAAGATTTCTAAAATGTATATGGATGATAAAGATGACCGGGACGACCTCTTTCAGGAAATCACGTATCAGGTCTGGAAAGCCTATTCAAGTTTCAGAGGGGAGAGTGAATTTTCAACCTGGCTGTACAGAATCGCATTGAATACAGCAATCGTTTTTTTAAAATCAGAGAAAAAAAGAAGTTTTATAGCCAATGAAGATTTTACGGATTACAAAATTATTCAGGATGAATATGACCTCGAGAAGGAAGAAAAACTGTCTGAAATGTACCAAGCAATCCAACAATTAAATCCCATCGATAAAGCTTTTATTTTTTATTATCTGGAAGATTTCTCGGGAAGGGAAATTGCCGATCAGATGGGAATCTCCGAAGGAAATGTAAGGGTAAAAATGAATCGTGCCAAAAACAAACTAAAAGAAATCTTAAACGTGAATAAGTAATCACTAAAAATAATAAAATGAATATAGATGACCTTAAAAATACATGGAATAACGACGTTTCAGACGAAACACCCAAAATCAGTATCGAACAAAAAAACAAAATCAATCTTCCATTAGAAAAGATCAGAAAAAATATGAGAATGGAATTTTGGTCAACCGTTGCCATATTGCTTTTTGGTTTTGCTGTTGTCTGGATCCCTGTTCCGGAAGCGCCATTTAAATTCAAATTTTATCTGACGGTATTGCTGTTTTCGATGGTGATTGTTGTATCGTTTTTCTTCAGTAAGTTTTTTAAACTATATAAAGACATCAGCAGCCCGATGATGAAAACCTATGATTCTCTGAAGGATATAATGTATCAGTTTGAACTGAATAAGCAATATTATCTTTCATTTATTCTGTCGTTTGTACCTTTTTTAGTATGTGAACTGATTATTGTGATCGAATTCCTTCCGCATCGTAGACCTTTAAGTGATGTGGAGATAGCAACAACAATTATTTCTATGCTCGCACTCGGACTATTTGGGCTTTTCTTGCTCGGAAAGTATTGGTACAGGATTTTTTATGGAAAATATGTTCAGCAGATTGAAAATCTTTTAACTGAACTTA includes the following:
- a CDS encoding NADP-dependent glyceraldehyde-3-phosphate dehydrogenase; this translates as MSSANTESFKEIFKSESDIPEEYKVQEIHQRVYLLNGELVEWKGEVTEIYSPVCIRTEKGLERKLLGSIPNIGPDEAMDVLDASVKAYNNGLGEWPTMSVEGRIKCMQKFVYLMIKERDLVIKLLMWEIGKTLTDSTKEFDRTVDYINQTIDALKDLDRESSRFQQAEGTIAQIRRAPLGVVLSMGPFNYPLNEIFTTLIPALIMGNTILFKLPKHGVLAHYPLLNAFKEAFPKGTVNTLYGKGSEIITPIMESGKVNVLAFIGSSKVANGLKKLHPKVNRLRAILSLDAKNAAIVTKNANLDIAVSEIILGALSFNGQRCTALKLIFVQKDVAEEFTRKLTAAVSALKAGLPWEKDVKITPLPEINKPPYLQECIEDALAKGGKVLNENGGYNEESFVFPAVVYPVNSEMKLYHEEQFGPIIPVVPFDTIEEPIDYQVNASHGMQVSIFSEDAQEVSKLIDPFVNLVSRVNINCQAQRGPDVFPFTGRKDSAEGTLSVFDALRSFSIRSLVAAKSTESNKNLLNTIVRDHDSNFLSTDYLF
- a CDS encoding RNA polymerase sigma factor, with the protein product MTSLEQEFLSKIEKHKGIIFKISKMYMDDKDDRDDLFQEITYQVWKAYSSFRGESEFSTWLYRIALNTAIVFLKSEKKRSFIANEDFTDYKIIQDEYDLEKEEKLSEMYQAIQQLNPIDKAFIFYYLEDFSGREIADQMGISEGNVRVKMNRAKNKLKEILNVNK